Below is a window of Populus trichocarpa isolate Nisqually-1 chromosome 3, P.trichocarpa_v4.1, whole genome shotgun sequence DNA.
GGCCTCTGGAAAAGGCAATATCAGTGAAAATACTAGTTGTAGCaacagaaaattaaaacaaaagggaacTTTAGTTTTGTTCATTCAAGTTAACCACTGGATTAACTAGAAGGATTAGTTTGTCGTATGCTATTATGATAGTATTGTGAGCCCTCAGGCTGACTCGTTTCTAAATCTTTGGCTTTCAGTACCTTTCATGCTCTCAGTTCCCATTTTCAAATCGACTGTTTTTAGTACGTCATTCACACGTACTTTCTACTTTCCTTTTCTGATTCAGGGAATGCCCCGAGGAATGCAAAGAAGCTGTGCAATCTCTAATATATGCCGCAGCAAGATTTTCTAAATTTCCAGAGCTACGAGATCTTCGTTCTGTATTCATTAATAGATATGGACCTCCTCTTGAAGCATTAGTTAATAAAGAGGTCATAACAGATAGTTCATCTTCATTATTTACTAATAAATCATATAGGCCCGGGCCTATTTATTGGGATCATCTTGGTTTTTGTACTGATGTGGCTGATTACTGATGTGCAGTTTGTTGACATGTTGAAGCCGAAGTCTATCACAGAAGAGATGAAGCTTCAGTTAATGCACGACATAGCACAAGAGTTCTCCATAGAATGGAATTCGAAGTCTTTGGAACAGAAACTCTTTAAACCACCCCCGCCTCAACAAGTAAGCTTCCTGGACTATCCCAGTTATTATATGCCAATACTGAAAAGGGAAATGGACTAGATTTTGGAAATGTGgtgtcaaaatatattttctgcTAATTAAGGAAGCCTTGTCACTTGTGTCTCCGACCAAGTTTCCTTCCAAGCATGCTTTTTGGACATTACACGCTTTACTGCTTGAAAGCATTTGAAGATCTGCTCACCGATTCATAATCAGAACAAgcatggccttttttttttgcaggaccAGCATAGGCATGAACGTAATGATGAATATGAGCCAAAGAAGAGCAAGGATGATGCTTTTACAAAAAGGAACAGCTTGAATGATGATGACGGATACAAATGGGTAAAGAACAAGGATGACGCTTGCACAAAAAGAGACAGCCATGACTCGGGCACCAAAGTACATGACAAGAGGGTGCATACCTTCCAGGAAAGAGATGATGAAAGGATTTTCACCTATCGAGGAAGAAAGAATGTCAGTGACGAAAATTACAAACTGCAAAGCAGCAGTGAAGATGAAGTGCTTTCAGTCAGCAGGAGAGACAGCACTGACCAAGATAGCCTACTAGCTAGTTCAAGTTCAGTAGGAAGTGTTTCAGAAGATGAAGTAGATAGCAAGAAGCCCATTTCCTATAGATTTATTCCTCCCCCTTACCGCAGAACAACAAttgagaaagaaagcaagatcGAAGAAACCCCACaaccaaatgataaaattgctCTAGAGGAAGCTAATAATGCAGATGACTCGATCAAGGAAACCAAGCCCAAACCGAGATCAGTCAGAAGGAGACCATTGAAGCCACAACCAGGACACGAAAATTTTGGCAGTATTGAAAGACCATTGAAGCCCCCGCCAGGTCGTGAAAGGGTTGGCAGTATTGAAAGCGATGAGTCTGCCAGGACTAAATCAAGTACTATGAAGCAAGAAGAGCCTAGACGAGGTTCTAGAATCCTAAAaacagatgatgatgatgaaagggatgaagaagaaaaggtaatGGATGGACTTTTGATGCATTACGGTAAGAAAGACTCACCTCATGAACCGAGCAAATCGAGTCCTTGTATAAAACCTCCTCCTTCAAGCCAAGCAAGTGATGATGTTGCTAAAACCTCAAGGCTCAGAAATGTAATATCCGAATTAACTCTTCCAACTGGCAGAACATCAAGCCTGCGAGAATCAGGAACAACAAGGCTTGGTCGAGCTGTTTCAGCAGAGCCGGATATAATGACTGGTCGTGTGCATCCCAACCTCCCAGATTATGATGAATTGGCAGCTCGGATTGCAGCTCTTAAGggaagataattaaaaagatgGCATTAGGTTATTAGATAGCTCACTTAGCATTCTTTCTATTCTTTAA
It encodes the following:
- the LOC18110418 gene encoding uncharacterized protein LOC18110418 isoform X6; this encodes MFDCLTRSNFYTKCKTSVKITKTRLEALKKKKNSVIKYLKNDMADLIRTDHAYKAFCRAEGLLAEQNMIIYYNFIEQLCDCISSNLSLMNKQKECPEECKEAVQSLIYAAARFSKFPELRDLRSVFINRYGPPLEALVNKEFVDMLKPKSITEEMKLQLMHDIAQEFSIEWNSKSLEQKLFKPPPPQQDQHRHERNDEYEPKKSKDDAFTKRNSLNDDDGYKWVKNKDDACTKRDSHDSGTKVHDKRVHTFQERDDERIFTYRGRKNVSDENYKLQSSSEDEVLSVSRRDSTDQDSLLASSSSVGSVSEDEVDSKKPISYRFIPPPYRRTTIEKESKIEETPQPNDKIALEEANNADDSIKETKPKPRSVRRRPLKPQPGHENFGSIERPLKPPPGRERVGSIESDESARTKSSTMKQEEPRRGSRILKTDDDDERDEEEKVMDGLLMHYGKKDSPHEPSKSSPCIKPPPSSQASDDVAKTSRLRNVISELTLPTGRTSSLRESGTTRLGRAVSAEPDIMTGRVHPNLPDYDELAARIAALKGR
- the LOC18110418 gene encoding uncharacterized protein LOC18110418 isoform X5 is translated as MFDCLTRSNFYTKCKTSVKITKTRLEALKKKKNSVIKYLKNDMADLIRTDHAYKAFCRAEGLLAEQNMIIYYNFIEQLCDCISGNLSLMNKQKECPEECKEAVQSLIYAAARFSKFPELRDLRSVFINRYGPPLEALVNKEFVDMLKPKSITEEMKLQLMHDIAQEFSIEWNSKSLEQKLFKPPPPQQDQHRHERNDEYEPKKSKDDAFTKRNSLNDDDGYKWVKNKDDACTKRDSHDSGTKVHDKRVHTFQERDDERIFTYRGRKNVSDENYKLQSSSEDEVLSVSRRDSTDQDSLLASSSSVGSVSEDEVDSKKPISYRFIPPPYRRTTIEKESKIEETPQPNDKIALEEANNADDSIKETKPKPRSVRRRPLKPQPGHENFGSIERPLKPPPGRERVGSIESDESARTKSSTMKQEEPRRGSRILKTDDDDERDEEEKVMDGLLMHYGKKDSPHEPSKSSPCIKPPPSSQASDDVAKTSRLRNVISELTLPTGRTSSLRESGTTRLGRAVSAEPDIMTGRVHPNLPDYDELAARIAALKGR
- the LOC18110418 gene encoding uncharacterized protein LOC18110418 isoform X4 yields the protein MFDCLTRSNFYTKCKTSVKITKTRLEALKKKKNSVIKYLKNDMADLIRTDHAYKAFCRAEGLLAEQNMIIYYNFIEQLCDCISGNLSLMNKQKECPEECKEAVQSLIYAAARFSEFPELRDLRSEFINRYGPPLEALVNKEFVDMLKPKSITEEMKLQLMHDIAQEFSIEWNSKSLEQKLFKPPPPQQDQHRHERNDEYEPKKSKDDAFTKRNSLNDDDGYKWVKNKDDACTKRDSHDSGTKVHDKRVHTFQERDDERIFTYRGRKNVSDENYKLQSSSEDEVLSVSRRDSTDQDSLLASSSSVGSVSEDEVDSKKPISYRFIPPPYRRTTIEKESKIEETPQPNDKIALEEANNADDSIKETKPKPRSVRRRPLKPQPGHENFGSIERPLKPPPGRERVGSIESDESARTKSSTMKQEEPRRGSRILKTDDDDERDEEEKVMDGLLMHYGKKDSPHEPSKSSPCIKPPPSSQASDDVAKTSRLRNVISELTLPTGRTSSLRESGTTRLGRAVSAEPDIMTGRVHPNLPDYDELAARIAALKGR
- the LOC18110418 gene encoding uncharacterized protein LOC18110418 isoform X1, with the translated sequence MFDCLTRSNFYTKCKTSVKITKTRLEALKKKKNSVIKYLKNDMADLIRTDHAYKAFCRAEGLLAEQNMIIYYNFIEQLCDCISSNLSLMNKQKECPEECKEAVQSLIYAAARFSEFPELRDLRSEFINRYGPPLEALVNKEFVDMLKPKSITEEMKLQLMHDIAQEFSIEWNSKSLEQKLFKPPPPQQDQHRHERNDEYEPKKSKDDAFTKRNSLNDDDGYKWVKNKDDACTKRDSHDSGTKVHDKRVHTFQERDDERIFTYRGRKNVSDENYKLQSSSEDEVLSVSRRDSTDQDSLLASSSSVGSVSEDEVDSKKPISYRFIPPPYRRTTIEKESKIEETPQPNDKIALEEANNADDSIKETKPKPRSVRRRPLKPQPGHENFGSIERPLKPPPGRERVGSIESDESARTKSSTMKQEEPRRGSRILKTDDDDERDEEEKVMDGLLMHYGKKDSPHEPSKSSPCIKPPPSSQASDDVAKTSRLRNVISELTLPTGRTSSLRESGTTRLGRAVSAEPDIMTGRVHPNLPDYDELAARIAALKGR
- the LOC18110418 gene encoding uncharacterized protein LOC18110418 isoform X14, encoding MIWLISSELIMLTKLFAGECPEECKEAVQSLIYAAARFSEFPELRDLRSEFINRYGPPLEALVNKEFVDMLKPKSITEEMKLQLMHDIAQEFSIEWNSKSLEQKLFKPPPPQQDQHRHERNDEYEPKKSKDDAFTKRNSLNDDDGYKWVKNKDDACTKRDSHDSGTKVHDKRVHTFQERDDERIFTYRGRKNVSDENYKLQSSSEDEVLSVSRRDSTDQDSLLASSSSVGSVSEDEVDSKKPISYRFIPPPYRRTTIEKESKIEETPQPNDKIALEEANNADDSIKETKPKPRSVRRRPLKPQPGHENFGSIERPLKPPPGRERVGSIESDESARTKSSTMKQEEPRRGSRILKTDDDDERDEEEKVMDGLLMHYGKKDSPHEPSKSSPCIKPPPSSQASDDVAKTSRLRNVISELTLPTGRTSSLRESGTTRLGRAVSAEPDIMTGRVHPNLPDYDELAARIAALKGR
- the LOC18110418 gene encoding uncharacterized protein LOC18110418 isoform X2, producing the protein MFDCLTRSNFYTKCKTSVKITKTRLEALKKKKNSVIKYLKNDMADLIRTDHAYKAFCRAEGLLAEQNMIIYYNFIEQLCDCISGNLSLMNKQKECPEECKEAVQSLIYAAARFSEFPELRDLRSEFINRYGPPLEALVNKEFVDMLKPKSITEEMKLQLMHDIALEFSIEWNSKSLEQKLFKPPPPQQDQHRHERNDEYEPKKSKDDAFTKRNSLNDDDGYKWVKNKDDACTKRDSHDSGTKVHDKRVHTFQERDDERIFTYRGRKNVSDENYKLQSSSEDEVLSVSRRDSTDQDSLLASSSSVGSVSEDEVDSKKPISYRFIPPPYRRTTIEKESKIEETPQPNDKIALEEANNADDSIKETKPKPRSVRRRPLKPQPGHENFGSIERPLKPPPGRERVGSIESDESARTKSSTMKQEEPRRGSRILKTDDDDERDEEEKVMDGLLMHYGKKDSPHEPSKSSPCIKPPPSSQASDDVAKTSRLRNVISELTLPTGRTSSLRESGTTRLGRAVSAEPDIMTGRVHPNLPDYDELAARIAALKGR
- the LOC18110418 gene encoding uncharacterized protein LOC18110418 isoform X13, with protein sequence MIWLISSELIMLTKLFAGECPEECKEAVQSLIYAAARFSEFPELRDLRSEFINRYGPPLEALVNKEFVDMLKPKSITEEMKLQLMHDIALEFSIEWNSKSLEQKLFKPPPPQQDQHRHERNDEYEPKKSKDDAFTKRNSLNDDDGYKWVKNKDDACTKRDSHDSGTKVHDKRVHTFQERDDERIFTYRGRKNVSDENYKLQSSSEDEVLSVSRRDSTDQDSLLASSSSVGSVSEDEVDSKKPISYRFIPPPYRRTTIEKESKIEETPQPNDKIALEEANNADDSIKETKPKPRSVRRRPLKPQPGHENFGSIERPLKPPPGRERVGSIESDESARTKSSTMKQEEPRRGSRILKTDDDDERDEEEKVMDGLLMHYGKKDSPHEPSKSSPCIKPPPSSQASDDVAKTSRLRNVISELTLPTGRTSSLRESGTTRLGRAVSAEPDIMTGRVHPNLPDYDELAARIAALKGR